Genomic DNA from Garra rufa chromosome 18, GarRuf1.0, whole genome shotgun sequence:
tgctaaaaatcggctttaaaatcacagaaataaactacattttaaaatatattacatttactgtttttactgtactttggatcaaataaatgcaggcttggtgagcagaagagtcttcttaaaaacaacattaaaacaacatcttttgactagtagtgtattttGTAAATGAACTTGCTCTGTTTTACTGCTCACCAATTATGTGCTTATTCAGTATTTTTCTGTAAAACGGTTACACAGATTTGCATGCCAGGATAAGTCTAGATAAATATTTTCTGTGTTTTATCTGCTGTAACCATAACACAAGTTTGTTCATCTTCATCCCTTGACGTTGTCGTTTCACTGAGTTGCGTCATGTTTTGCAGGCTCTGATGCTGGCAGCACCATCACTGTGAAATAAACTACAAACTCTTCGGGAGAGGCCAGAAAACACACCAAAGCCATCAAAATGTCTAAAAGCAAGAGCTCTGAATCCGTCAAGGTAGTGGTGCGTTGTCGCCCCATGAATGAGAAGGAGCGAGCCGCCAACTTTGAGAGGGTGGTCTCCGTGGATGTGAAGTTGGGCCAAGTGGCTGTGCGCAACTTTCGAGGAGCGTCTTCCCATGATCACCCAAAAGTGTTCACCTTTGATTCCGTCTATGATTGGAATTCAAAGCAGATGGAGCTCTACGATGAGACTTTCCGACCATTGGTGGACTCTGTACTTTTTGGCTTCAATGGGACCATCTTTGCATACGGTCAAACGGGCACCGGAAAGACTTACACGATGGAAGGGGTACGAAACGACCCTGACAGGAGGGGTGTCATTCCAAACTCTTTTGAACACATTTTCACGCACATCTCCCGCTCTCAGAACCAGCAGTACTTGGTCAGGGCTTCATACTTGGAGATTTATCAAGAAGAGATCAGGGACCTTTTATCGAAGGACCAATCGCGCCGCTTGGAGCTCAAAGAGAGGCCGGATACGGGCGTCTATGTTAAAGACCTCTCTTCGTTTGTCACTAAAAGTGTTCGTGAGATTGAGCATGTGATGAACGTCGGGAACCAGAACCGCTCGGTTGGCGCGACTAACATGAACGAGCACAGCTCTCGCTCTCACGCGATCTTTGTCATCACCATTGAGTGCAGTGAGTTGGGTCCAGATGGGGAAAACCACATTCGGGTTGGGAAACTCAACCTTGTTGACCTGGCAGGAAGTGAAAGACAAACCAAAACTGGTGCTCAAGGCGAACGCTTGAAAGAAGCCACCAAAATCAACCTCTCTTTATCCGCTTTGGGCAACGTCATCTCAGCACTAGTAGACGGGAGAAGCACCCACATCCCGTACCGTGACTCTAAACTTACAAGACTGCTGCAGGATTCTTTGGGTGGAAATGCCCGGACGGTTATGGTGGCCAACATTGGACCTGCTTCCTACAATTTGGAGGAGACTCTGACCACTCTACGCTATGCAAACCGCGCCAAAAACATCAAGAACAAACCCCGCGTCAACGAAGACCCCAAGGATGCCCTGCTTCGGGAGTTTCAGGAGGAGATTGCTCGCTTGAAAGAACAGTTGGAGAAAAGGTCTGGCAAGAAGAGGAGgaaaaggaggaggaggagggttgGAGAAGGAGGAGAGGAGTTAGAAGATGGGGAAGAGGATGATGAGGAGGAGGATGACGACGAAGAGGAAGGAGTGGATCTGGATAAGAACAATGCAGATTATTGGCGTGAGCAACAGGAGAAGCTGGAGAAGGAGAGGAAGGCCATCATGGAGGACCACAGCCTGGTGGCTGAGGACAAACAGCGGCTGCTGAAAGAGAAGGAGAGGAAGATGGACGATCTTCGTAAAGAGAAGGAGGCTTCAGAGATGTTGGCGGCTAAAGTTAAGGTTAGAAAACACagactactgttcaaaaatttgggttagtagaatttttttttttatgtttatgaaagaagtctcttctgctcaccaaggctgcatttattagattaaaaaagcagtaaaaacagtaatattgtgaaaatattattacaaattaaaatagcttttctatttgaatatattataacaaTGCTATTTATTCTTgtggtggcaaagctgaattttcagcatcattactcaagtcttcagtgtcaattgatcctttagaaatcattataatatgctgttgTGATGCTTAAGAACATGCTTATTATTATGGGGAAAATGATTGATAACATGATATGTGGAAGCcggtttctgccactgaataaaaaaaaaataaaaaaggtaattgcaactttttatctcacaattctgactttcttttttgtgagattgtgagattctcgcaattgagagttgtTTGGTGGaatttgtgagacataaacttgcaattctgagaaataaagtcacaattgcgtgatataaactcacaattgcgagttataaagtcagaattgcaattctgagaaataaacttgcaattctaaaaaataaagtcttATCTCtttcctcataattgtgagtttatatcttgcagttctgactttataacacgtagttgcgagttaagtcagaattttgagaaataaactcgcaattctgagaacagtctttataactctcaattacgagttcacatctcacatttctgagaaaaaagtcagaaatgcaagaaaagtcagaaagaaactcgcaattgtgagtttgtcatgcaattctgagaaatacatttttcctcagaattatgagtttatttctcgcaattctgactttataacgtagCTGCGAGTTAAGACAGaattgagataaactcgcaattctgagaagtctttttttaactttataacttgcaattgtgaattcatatcttgcatttctgagtaAGAAAAGTAAGGAAGTTTtattttgtctcacaattttgactataactcgtaattctgagaaagaaaagtcagaatttagtttatatctcacagttctgactttataactcgcaattgagtttgtatcacacaattctgactttatctcacaattgtgagtttatatctcgcaattctgagaaataaactcacaatttaaaaaaataaagtctcATCTTTTTATAaagtcttttttcctcagaattgagtttatttctcgcaattctgactttataacgtagCTGCGAGTTAAGagttaaactcgcaattctgagaacagtctttttttaactttgtaacttgcaattttgagttcatatctcacaattctgagaaaatagtcagaaatgcaagaaatGTCAGGAagttttattttatctcacaatttatctataactcgcaattgtgagtttgtcatggaattctgagaaagaaaagtcagaattgagtttatatctcacagttctgactttatatctcacaattgtgagtttatatctcagaagtaagaactgtgagattaaaagttgcaatagcctttttttttttttaattcagttgcggaaacgggcttccatagttttgtGTCATTCCTAAATAAAAGAATcaaatttttccaaaaaaacaaaaaactaatcaTACTAATTTTTAATggtagtgtaatttttttttaacaaatatattgAAGGTATTACAAATATTCTGtgatgggggaaaaaaacaattgtgtaaataattgtatataaaaaaataaataaattataaatataaaatatacatataaattgttattattaaagaATTGTTTAATTGGGCCAGTGAAAATATTGGCAGGGTAACAACTGAGTCtttgcaaacagcttgattgataGGTGATCCGAACAATTATAATGCTAAATCTGCCGTTCtgtccaacaaacaaatcagacaaaaGAGTAGCATTGTTTGTCGGatatagcaacagtaactaaggagggTGGGTTTTTGTGAAGGGTCCATTGACCTTTATTGTGAGTTCATAAGTGTTTTTTTAACTGATTAACAGAAGCAGCTTGTAAGAGTCATTCGTTTttaatcagactacactgattgcACTGTATGTTGTTTTTGCAGCGCAATAGAAAAACATGTTTGTCTTCATTTTAATAGTCATTTGTTTTATCTACTGTTCAGTGCACACTGCAGACTGACagatttaataaaatgtattgaaGATTCAATAATCGTTTCAGAAACAAATACTCTTAACGGCCCTTCCCTGAGCTTAGCTAATATTGTGTCACTGTATTATCAGGATAAATACATTTGACTTATCTGATAACCTGCTTTTCACTTTCAGGCAATGGAGAGCAAGCTGCTGGTGGGAGGGAAGAACATTGTGGACCACACCAATGAGCAGCAGAGGATCCTGGAGCTGAAGAGACAGGAGATAGCCGAACAGGTATAGTTTCCAATAACACACTGTAGAGCGATTGAGCTAGACTGCGTTTCAGTCCTCAAGGTTGTTTCAAAGGAGACAGGTCATTTGAGCCTCCTTATAGTTTGTGATGTGGATATTTTGGGAAGCTGGATTTCaaatggagaaaaaaagaaatgctGATTAAAGcatttgttcatttttagttgTAGCTGCATTTATGCAGCTTGCAAAGAAATTCTGATGCTGTTTGTAGCCTGTCATTGTGTTCAGCTATTCATTTACAGCTGAAGTCATACGTTTACATaatccttgcagaatctgcaaaatgttaattattttactaaaataaaagggatcatacaaaatacatgtttttttttttatttatttagaactgacctgaataagatagttcacataaaagatgtttacatatagtgcacaagagaaaataaaagttgaatttataaaaatgaccccgttcaaaagtttacatacacttgattcttaacactgtgttgttacccgaatgatccacaactgtttttttttgttttttttttttgttgtttgtttagtgatagtagttcctgagtcccttgtttgtcctgaacacttaaactttgcaggttcttcagaaaaattcttcaggtcccacaaattatttggtttttcagcatttgtgagTATTTGAAccaaggttgccaggttttcacaacaaaacccgcccaattgctactcaaaagtagcccaatcgcgTTTTGAGGGGGGTACCCTTGTAAAAATGGCATTTCgaggggtaaaatacacgttttttggtggggttcccttggtaaaattagcattccaggggctaaatattacattattaggGTTGTttcaacccgcagacatgaaaaacgTGCCGCCGCTGTGTTAAAGTAAaaccgcggacttggcaacactggtttgaaccctttccaacaatgactgtatgattttcacactgaatcagggatggaaattaacttttttgtccgCCGGCCAGTGTGTctggtggatttcaaaatctaccagccactaaatgtttttaccagccactttatatttttaaccgacaatgtgtagctacatgtgaaaattaatactacaagatctactatacttgagcagtttatttaatctcaagtctcaatataatacttttttattttcacctAATTTTTCTATCAcgatacagagctatcttcacaactacacaacttatagcccacatactataacagcctagatattttatgtagcctaatttgcgcgcattggggagtctcactctaaacgcagggtattaaagttgcttttgaatgcgcgtgcgcattttacttttgctttcgtttttactatagcgcgaaactctcggcggcgtagagcgtgcattctaaaatacaaaagatacttaacaaaaccatttgggtggacaccaatgggattttgaaaaacgtgtccccagtggaaattacgcccctgtgtgaactctgccgccgagttatcgtctgatgtgaatgaatgccgcgttgtacagtatattgagaaagacgcgccttgaattgcatctgacagaatgtgcgctgtagcacgaaatacaatatatttcttcaaaaacagattgtaaagatattttaacagacctcttaacgcctgtgatgcacaaaatcacccgcatttggctggtAGCGGctgctaatttccatccctgcaCTGAATACAacagagactcatatgcaactatttcagaaggttcaaacgtttactgatgctccagaaggaaacacaatgcattaagagccaggggtgaaaacttttgaacagaatgaaagtgtgtacatttttcgaattttgcctgaatatcatattttttttcatttagtactgcccttcagaagctacagaagatacttgcatgtttcccaaaagacaaaataagttaaatttaccctgatttttaaattccaaaagttttcaccccccggctccccactaaaatatttagcattttgcagattctgcaaggcgtatgtgaacttttgacttcaactgtatatccaGATAGCTTTTGAACAAAATTATGTATGTAAAATTTGTGTTAGGATGTTAGAAATATTATATGTGCAGTTTCACATGGGCTTGTGAAATGCAAAGATGTTTAAAACATTcataatgtgtgtttgtgtgagcagAAAAGGCGGGAAAGGGAGATGCAGCAGGAGATGGACTGTCGTGATGAAGAGACACTGGAGCTGAAAGAGACCTACAGCTCACTGCAGCAGGAAGTTGACATTAAGACCAAGAAACTCAAGAAGgtatctgtct
This window encodes:
- the kif3b gene encoding kinesin-like protein KIF3B; the encoded protein is MSKSKSSESVKVVVRCRPMNEKERAANFERVVSVDVKLGQVAVRNFRGASSHDHPKVFTFDSVYDWNSKQMELYDETFRPLVDSVLFGFNGTIFAYGQTGTGKTYTMEGVRNDPDRRGVIPNSFEHIFTHISRSQNQQYLVRASYLEIYQEEIRDLLSKDQSRRLELKERPDTGVYVKDLSSFVTKSVREIEHVMNVGNQNRSVGATNMNEHSSRSHAIFVITIECSELGPDGENHIRVGKLNLVDLAGSERQTKTGAQGERLKEATKINLSLSALGNVISALVDGRSTHIPYRDSKLTRLLQDSLGGNARTVMVANIGPASYNLEETLTTLRYANRAKNIKNKPRVNEDPKDALLREFQEEIARLKEQLEKRSGKKRRKRRRRRVGEGGEELEDGEEDDEEEDDDEEEGVDLDKNNADYWREQQEKLEKERKAIMEDHSLVAEDKQRLLKEKERKMDDLRKEKEASEMLAAKVKAMESKLLVGGKNIVDHTNEQQRILELKRQEIAEQKRREREMQQEMDCRDEETLELKETYSSLQQEVDIKTKKLKKLFSKLQSVKAEIQDAQDEHVKYRQELEQTQNELTRELKLKHLIIENFIPVEEKNKIVTRATFDEEDDLWKMTPITRIQNDQQMMKRPVSAVGYTRPLSQHARMAMLMRPDVRYKAENILLLELDLPTRTTKDYEGPVIAPKVAAALEDALREEDEIQVDASGLRASLGSSPGLSASAAGFSKKPKSGRPKTGKKVSTPTSAHSPLSGSGSPLYPQSRGLVPK